A region of Methanosphaera sp. WGK6 DNA encodes the following proteins:
- the cysE gene encoding serine O-acetyltransferase — MFDILKEDINTVFANDPAAKSKIEVILCYPGLHALWLHKIAHWFWKKNNKLLSRFISHINRFLTGIEIHPGATIGRRFFIDHGMGVVIGETTIIGDDVLLYKGVVLGGTSLESKKRHPTLGNNVVVGTNAIVLGDIEIGDNCQVGAGAVVTKPAPAGSTIVGIPGKTLESIRKQTKQKHDLEHGKIPDPITEILNLLIQRQEELEEIVYHENRSAEDRKRMYKELQELAKNTYDHEK, encoded by the coding sequence ATGTTTGATATACTAAAAGAAGACATAAATACTGTTTTCGCAAATGATCCAGCAGCTAAAAGCAAAATAGAAGTAATATTATGTTATCCTGGATTACATGCATTGTGGCTTCATAAAATTGCACACTGGTTCTGGAAAAAAAATAATAAATTATTAAGCAGATTTATATCACACATTAATAGATTCTTAACAGGAATTGAAATACATCCTGGAGCTACAATAGGTCGTAGATTCTTTATAGACCATGGAATGGGAGTGGTTATTGGAGAAACCACAATCATAGGAGATGATGTTTTATTATACAAAGGAGTTGTACTAGGAGGTACAAGCCTTGAAAGTAAAAAAAGACATCCAACTTTAGGAAATAATGTAGTAGTTGGAACTAATGCAATAGTACTTGGAGACATAGAAATAGGTGATAATTGTCAAGTAGGAGCTGGAGCAGTAGTAACAAAACCAGCACCAGCCGGATCTACAATAGTAGGAATTCCAGGAAAAACATTAGAATCAATCAGAAAACAAACAAAACAAAAACATGACCTTGAACATGGAAAAATACCTGATCCTATCACAGAAATACTAAACTTATTAATTCAAAGACAAGAAGAACTAGAAGAAATAGTATATCATGAAAATCGTTCAGCTGAAGATAGAAAACGAATGTATAAAGAATTACAAGAACTAGCAAAAAACACTTATGATCATGAAAAATAA
- a CDS encoding prepilin peptidase gives MNLDILIKILGIVIIVVCCSISTYTDIKWNIIPNKLTLTTILIGLMLVSIYHLLINKFSLFYYISVIITFIISYTLWYLGVWAGGDVKLLTAISTLFIPEFLDIVPMYRIGFLKLPFYFLEDSIPSLWVIISSIFSVMPLIVVIMFYIILKRKPFLIKDLKNTIKIKECIFNLDLLIISSILIGSCHVDNILLKLIIMIIFLCLMNKLFKENKYVIILFTIIVLIWECIEGNFLIFLSQFIIIEFIVIIRNIMKIRLFNKVFTDFYDVSCLNNGMILAYPLCRYDNQYYFNELSWFNKLKNNSLCEVIIYANAAGLEDNDILLLKKLNERNFISNVPIKKGLPFAPFILVGLIITLLFGNIFQVFLFIMELI, from the coding sequence ATGAATTTAGATATTTTAATAAAAATCTTAGGAATAGTAATTATAGTAGTATGTTGTAGTATATCAACATATACTGATATTAAATGGAATATTATACCAAATAAATTAACTTTAACTACTATTTTAATAGGTTTAATGCTTGTTAGCATTTATCATCTTTTAATTAATAAATTTAGTTTATTTTATTATATTTCTGTCATTATCACGTTTATAATATCTTATACTTTATGGTATTTAGGTGTATGGGCCGGAGGGGATGTTAAATTACTCACTGCAATATCTACTTTATTTATTCCAGAGTTTTTAGATATTGTACCTATGTATCGTATTGGGTTTTTAAAATTACCCTTTTATTTTTTAGAGGATAGTATTCCTAGTTTATGGGTAATTATAAGTAGTATTTTTTCAGTAATGCCATTAATTGTAGTAATTATGTTTTATATTATATTAAAAAGAAAACCATTTTTAATTAAAGATTTAAAGAACACTATCAAGATTAAAGAATGTATTTTTAATTTGGATTTATTAATAATTAGTTCTATATTAATTGGTTCATGTCATGTAGATAATATACTTTTAAAATTAATAATTATGATTATATTCTTATGTTTAATGAATAAATTATTTAAAGAAAATAAATATGTTATTATTTTATTTACAATTATAGTTTTAATATGGGAATGTATTGAGGGAAATTTTTTAATATTTTTAAGTCAATTTATAATAATTGAATTTATAGTTATTATAAGAAATATTATGAAAATACGATTATTTAATAAGGTATTCACTGATTTTTATGATGTGTCTTGTTTAAATAATGGTATGATTCTAGCATATCCATTATGTAGATATGATAATCAGTATTATTTCAATGAATTATCATGGTTTAATAAACTAAAAAATAATAGTCTTTGTGAAGTTATAATTTATGCAAATGCTGCAGGTTTAGAAGATAATGATATTTTATTACTAAAGAAACTAAATGAGCGTAATTTTATTTCAAATGTACCTATTAAAAAAGGTTTACCATTTGCACCTTTTATTTTAGTGGGTCTTATTATAACTTTATTATTTGGAAATATATTTCAAGTATTTTTATTTATAATGGAGTTGATTTAA
- a CDS encoding CTP synthase — MSKYIVVTGGVVSSIGKGITSASIGRILRSYGVNVTAIKIDPYLNWDSGTLNPYQHGEVYVTDDGMECDLDLGHYERFLDVELSGKANITTGKVYSSVIEKERKGEYLGACVQIIPHITDEIKLMIRNVAEKTKAEVVMVEIGGTVGDIESQPFIEAARQLKNEEGHENCMFVHVTYVPYLKAAKEFKTKPTQHSTKELRGLGINPDMIVCRSELALDKNLKEKIAHFCDVPFEAVINTPDAHSIYEVPLVMYSSNVGNYVLNRLNIEAPEKADLYEWSQIVEDLKIETPKVKIAVVGKYVELEDAYISIRESLKHAGAANKVNVEIDWIKADNEFNLDSLNQYDGLLIPGGFGERGITGKIETVKYAIKNNIPIFGICLGLHAMAIAIAQLNGYEDANSTEFDENSTCPVIDMMEEQKKINNMGGTMRLGAYPCKIKEGTIAYEAYKDTQISERHRHRYEVNNEYRDALIKSGAIISGTSPDDFLVEMIELKNHPWFLGCQFHPEFKSRPNKAHPIFKSFINAAKINKENKI, encoded by the coding sequence TTGTCAAAGTATATAGTAGTAACTGGTGGTGTAGTAAGTTCCATTGGAAAAGGAATTACTTCAGCATCAATTGGAAGAATTTTAAGATCATATGGCGTTAACGTAACAGCAATAAAAATTGATCCTTATCTTAATTGGGATTCTGGTACATTAAATCCTTATCAACATGGTGAAGTTTATGTAACTGATGATGGGATGGAATGTGACTTAGATTTAGGACACTATGAAAGATTCCTTGATGTAGAATTATCTGGAAAAGCAAATATTACAACAGGTAAAGTTTACTCATCAGTAATAGAAAAAGAAAGAAAAGGTGAATATCTTGGTGCATGTGTACAAATTATACCACACATTACTGATGAAATTAAATTAATGATAAGAAATGTTGCTGAAAAAACAAAAGCAGAAGTTGTCATGGTGGAAATTGGTGGAACTGTTGGTGATATTGAAAGTCAACCATTTATAGAAGCAGCAAGACAACTTAAAAATGAAGAAGGACATGAAAATTGTATGTTTGTTCATGTGACATATGTTCCTTACTTAAAAGCTGCAAAAGAATTTAAAACTAAACCAACACAACACAGTACTAAAGAATTAAGAGGTTTAGGAATAAATCCTGACATGATTGTATGTAGATCTGAGCTTGCTTTAGATAAAAATCTTAAAGAGAAAATAGCACATTTCTGTGATGTACCATTTGAAGCTGTAATTAATACGCCTGATGCTCATTCAATCTATGAAGTACCATTAGTTATGTATTCATCCAATGTAGGAAATTATGTTTTAAATAGATTGAATATAGAAGCTCCTGAAAAAGCAGATTTATATGAATGGAGTCAAATTGTAGAAGATTTAAAAATAGAAACACCTAAGGTAAAGATAGCTGTTGTAGGTAAATATGTAGAATTAGAAGATGCATATATCAGTATACGTGAATCTTTAAAGCATGCAGGTGCAGCTAATAAAGTTAATGTTGAAATTGATTGGATAAAAGCAGATAATGAATTTAATTTAGATTCATTAAATCAATATGATGGTTTATTAATACCTGGTGGATTTGGTGAAAGAGGAATTACAGGTAAAATTGAAACCGTGAAATATGCAATTAAAAATAACATACCTATCTTTGGTATATGTCTAGGTTTACATGCTATGGCAATTGCTATTGCTCAATTAAATGGTTATGAAGATGCTAATAGTACTGAATTTGATGAAAATTCAACATGTCCTGTTATTGATATGATGGAAGAACAAAAGAAAATCAATAATATGGGTGGAACCATGAGACTTGGTGCTTATCCATGTAAAATAAAAGAAGGAACTATTGCTTATGAAGCATACAAAGATACTCAAATCTCAGAAAGACATAGACATCGATATGAAGTAAATAATGAATATAGAGATGCATTAATTAAATCTGGAGCTATTATATCAGGTACATCTCCTGATGATTTCTTAGTAGAAATGATTGAACTTAAAAATCATCCATGGTTCTTAGGATGTCAATTCCATCCTGAATTTAAATCAAGACCAAATAAAGCACATCCTATATTCAAATCATTCATTAATGCAGCAAAGATTAATAAAGAAAATAAAATATAA